A window of Desulfobulbus oralis genomic DNA:
ACCTCCTGGCCATCCGCGATCTGCAGCGCCTGAAAGCTGCCCCGGCGCAGCACGGCCAGCTCGCCGTCGTCCAGAAAAACCACCTCCCGGGTATAGGGCAGCAGCGCGGGCACATCGCTGGCCAGATATCCGGAATCCCCGTCCACGCCCAACACGAGTGGGCTCTGGTTGCGGGCAGCCACTAGGAGATCCGGCGCTCTGGCCCACAGCACGGCCAGAGCATAGGAGCCCTCCACCTGGGCCAGTGCTGCCCGCACCGCTGCCACCAGATCGGTCTCCAGGTGCTCTTCAATCAGGTGGGCCAGCACTTCGGTGTCGGTTTCAGACCGGAGCCTGTGGCCCCGGGCCAGAAGTCCGGACTTCAGCGCGTTGAAATTTTCGATAATGCCGTTGTGCACCACCACGAGTTCGCCCGTGCAGTCACAGTGGGGATGCGCATTGACTTCGGTCGGTGCGCCATGGGTCGCCCAGCGGGTATGGCCGAGCCCTATCGTGCTGTTGGCGCCGATGCAATGGTCCACCGCCGCCTCAAGCCGGCTCAGCTTGCCCTGGGCCCTCTGCCGGATCAGGGCGCCATCCTGGTAGTACACCAGGCCAGCAGAATCGTAGCCCCGGTATTCGAGCTTCCGGAGTCCTGCCAGCAGGATTGGCACCACCTTTCTCGTCCCCACATAGCCCACTATGCCGCACATGGTCTGTCCCCCTCTGGATCAAATGGCTCGTCTTTGTCAGCACCCACCGCGGAAAAGTTTACATTATAGCCGCTTTCCCGTTTTGCTTCATGGCATTTTTTCATGCCCTGGCAGCGCCTGTCCGAGCGAGCGGTGGCATCCCATCACGGCGGTATTTCCGTTTTCTGCGGTGTGGCGCCTGTCCGCGCGAGTGGTGGAATTCCACCCGCTCTGCCATTGGGCGTATTATTGTGTAAAGAATTGTATTTACAAAGATGAAGGAGGCGGTATATCTTAGAAACCAAAACTCATACCCGATACGAAAGAGGAACGCGCTGGATACACCATGGATGATCGTGCCCGTTTAAAAAAGCTGCTCTTGGAGAAATCCTACCGGGCGGGTGTTTTTGCCCTTACATCCGGAAAAACATCAGATTTTTACATAGATGGAAAGCAAACCACATTGGACGCCGAGGGCGCCTACCTCTGCGGCCGGCTCCTGTACCGGTGCATCAGAGAACATCCCGAGCCGCTTGCCGCCGTGGGGGGCATGACCCTGGGGGCAGATCCGCTTGTCACCGCGGTTTCCTTGGTCAGCTATCTGGAGCATGCGCCCATACCAGCCTTTATCGTCCGCAAGGAGGCCAAGGGACACGGCACCGGCAATTTCATCGAGGGAAAAACCAATATCCGGCCGGGGGCCCTGGTGGCCGTGGTGGAAGACGTGGTGACAACCGGCGGCACGCTCCTCAAAGTCATCGACCGGGTGGAAGCCGAGGGCTTCAGGGTCGGTCTGGCCGCTGCCATCGTCGATCGTGAGGAGGGCGGGGCCGAGGCCCTGGAAGCCCGGGGCTATCTCCTCAAGAGCATTTTCACCAGAAGCCAGCTTCTGGCCGGAGAGGGGCCATGAAATGTAAGCAATGTCAGAGTCCTCTGCAGGTGCTGCGGCGTTGTCGCCAGATTCGGCTGCAGTGTCCCAGGTGTCAGAAAGAGTACCGCATCCAGGAACTCGCATCCGAGCTGGATTCGGCCATGGAAAAGGAGCTGGAGAAATTTTCCTGCATCATTTATGACTGAAGTGAAAAAAATTCCGGTCAAAGTATATGTACGGGAAGACGGCCGGGCCCGCCTGATCTGTCCTGTCTGCGGTTTTCACCGTGAGCTGGATGCTTCCAAGTTCCGCGGCAAGGCGGCGCATCCGCTGAACGCCCGCTGCCATTGCCGGAATATCCTGAGCATAGACTTTGACTTTCGTAGCTGCAAGCGTAAGGAAGTGCAGTTGGATGGCTATTTTTCCTCCCTTGATCCGGACCTCGACGCATCCGGCTCCATGACGGTTTTCAATATTTCGCCCGAGGGCATTGGCTTCGGTATTTCCGGGGATCAGATGCCCATGGTGGGGCAGCGCCTGGAGCTCCGCTTTACCCTGGATAACCGGCAAAACACCCAGGTGAAAAAAAACGCTGTGGTCAAGTCGGTCAGCAACGACATGGTGGGTTGCCAATTTGATGAAGACGACGCGCCCAACGGCGCCTTTGGCTTTTATTTGAGGACCTGAGCCGACGCAAAAAACTGTCTGTCAGACTGGCTGCGGAGCAGTTTTTCCGCCCGACCGAGCAGGGGACGCAGGCTGGCGCTGTCCATGGCGCTGATGCCGATGTCCCCGTGCAAAGCGCCCTCTTGCAGAGCCTTTTCCTTTTCCGCCTCCCCCAAAAGATCCATCTTGTTCAGCACCCGGATAGAGGGGATGCTGTCCAATTCCAGCCTGGTCAACAGATCGGCCACCACTTCGGCCTGCTGCCGCCACTCCGGATTGGCCCGATCGATCACGTGCAGGATCAGATCCGCCTCCCGCAGTTCCTCCAGGGTCGAGGCAAAGGCCTTGAGCAGTTCGGCCGGAAGATTGCGGATAAAGCCCACGGTGTCGGTAATGATGACTTCCATGTCTTCCGGGAAGCGCAGGCGTCTGCTGCTGGGGTCAAGGGTGGCAAAGAGCAGATCTTCGGCCAGGATGTCGCTGTGGGTGAGCGTGTTCAGGAGCGTGGATTTACCCGCATTGGTGTAGCCGACCAGGGAAATCACCGGC
This region includes:
- a CDS encoding dual CXXC motif small (seleno)protein — encoded protein: MKCKQCQSPLQVLRRCRQIRLQCPRCQKEYRIQELASELDSAMEKELEKFSCIIYD
- a CDS encoding PilZ domain-containing protein → MTEVKKIPVKVYVREDGRARLICPVCGFHRELDASKFRGKAAHPLNARCHCRNILSIDFDFRSCKRKEVQLDGYFSSLDPDLDASGSMTVFNISPEGIGFGISGDQMPMVGQRLELRFTLDNRQNTQVKKNAVVKSVSNDMVGCQFDEDDAPNGAFGFYLRT
- the pyrE gene encoding orotate phosphoribosyltransferase, translated to MDDRARLKKLLLEKSYRAGVFALTSGKTSDFYIDGKQTTLDAEGAYLCGRLLYRCIREHPEPLAAVGGMTLGADPLVTAVSLVSYLEHAPIPAFIVRKEAKGHGTGNFIEGKTNIRPGALVAVVEDVVTTGGTLLKVIDRVEAEGFRVGLAAAIVDREEGGAEALEARGYLLKSIFTRSQLLAGEGP